In Chroicocephalus ridibundus chromosome 4, bChrRid1.1, whole genome shotgun sequence, one genomic interval encodes:
- the EIF4G2 gene encoding eukaryotic translation initiation factor 4 gamma 2 yields MLGALPRVRAGAGGVRRIRRGAGVIAVAFAPSGFCFSPPRQFNFILLKILRCQAAKVESAIAEGGASRFSASSGGGGGRGAPQHYPKTASNSEFLGKTPGQNAQKWIPSRSTRRDDDSANDKERHDAIFRKVRGILNKLTPEKFDKLCLELLNVGVESKLILKGVILLIVDKALEEPKYSSLYAQLCLRLAEDAPNFDGPSAESHPGQKQSTTFRRLLISKLQDEFENRTRNVDIYDKHDGPLLPEEEEQRAIAKIKMLGNIKFIGELGKLDLIHESILHKCIKTLLEKKKRVQLKDMGEDLECLCQIMRTVGPRLDHAKAKSLMDQYFARMRSLMSSKELPARIRFLLQDTVELREHNWVPRKAFLDNGPKTINQIRQDAVKDLGVFIPAPMSQGMRSDFFLEGPFMPPRMKLDRDPLGGLADMFGQMPGSGIGTGPGVIQDRFSPTMGRHRSNQLFNGHGGHLMPSAQSQFGELGKSFLKSQGQSQLYHNQNQGLLSQQQGQSKDMPPRFSKKGQLNADEISLRPAQSFLMNKNQVPKLQPQITMIPPSAQPPRTQTPPLGQPPQLGLKTNPPLIQEKPAKTTKKPPPSKEELLKQTEAVVTEYLNNGNANDAVNTVREMRAPKHFIPEMLSKVIIQSLDRSDEDKEKASTLISLLKQEGIATSDNFMQAFLNVLDQCPKLEVDIPLVKSYLAQFAARAIISELVSISELAQPLESGTHFPLFLLCLQQLAKLQDREWLTELFQQSKVNMQKMLPEIDQNKDRMLEILEGKGLSFLFPLLKLEKELLKQIKSDPSPQAIYKWIKDNISPKLHVDKGFVNILMTSFLQYISSEVNPPSDESDSSSAPSKEQLEQEKQLLLSFKPVMQKFLHDHVDLQVSALYALQVHCYNNNFPKGMLLRFFVHFYDMEIIEEEAFLAWKEDITQEFPGKGKALFQVNQWLTWLETAEEEESEEEAD; encoded by the exons atgtTGGGAGCCCTTCCTCGTGTCCGCGCTGGCGCCGGCGGGGTGCGGAGGATCCGCCGGGGCGCGGGGGTAATAGCCGTCGCCTTCGCCCCGTCAGG gttttgtttttccccaccccgtcaatttaattttattcttttgaagaTTCTTCGTTGTCAAGCCGCCAAAGTGGAGAGTGCGATTGCAGAAGGGGGTGCTTCTCGTTTCAG TGCTTCTTCAGGCGGAGGAGGTGGTAGGGGTGCACCTCAGCACTATCCCAAGACTGCCAGCAACAG CGAGTTCCTGGGGAAAACCCCAGGGCAAAACGCTCAGAAATGGATTCCTTCACGAAGCACTAGACGAGATGACGACTCCGCAAACGACAAAGAACGACATGATGCAATCTTCAGGAAAGTAAGAGG caTACTAAATAAGCTTACTCCTGAAAAGTTTGACAAGCTATGCCTTGAGCTCCTCAATGTGGGTGTAGAATCTAAGCTCATCCTAAAAGGGGTCATACTGCTG ATCGTAGACAAAGCCCTTGAAGAGCCCAAGTATAGCTCACTGTATGCTCAACTATGTCTGCGACTGGCAGAAGATGCACCCAACTTTGATGGCCCATCAGCAGAGAGTCATCCAGGACAGAAGCAAAGCACA aCATTCAGACGCCTCTTAATATCTAAACTTCAAGATGAATTTGAGAACCGAACCAGAAATGTTGATA TCTATGATAAGCATGATGGTCccctcctccctgaggaggaggaacagagagCCATTGCCAAGATCAAGATGCTGGGGAACATCAAATTCATTGGAGAACTTGGCAAGCTTGATCTTATTCATGAATCTATCCTTCATAAGTGCATCAAAACA cttttggaaaagaagaagagagtCCAACTCAAAGATATGGGGGAGGATTTGGAGTGCCTCTGTCAGATAATGAGGACAGTGGGACCTAGATTAGACCATGCAAAAGCCAAG TCCTTAATGGATCAGTACTTTGCCCGTATGCGCTCCTTGATGTCAAGTAAGGAATTGCCAGCAAGGATTCGTTTCCTGCTGCAG GATACTGTGGAGTTGAGAGAACACAACTGGGTTCCTCGCAAAGCTTTTCTTGACAATGGACCAAAGACTATCAATCAAATCCGTCAAGATGCAGTAAAA GATCTGGGAGTTTTTATTCCTGCTCCTATGTCTCAAGGGATGAGAAGCGACTTCTTTCTGGAGGGACCCTTTATGCCACCCAGGATGAAACTTGACAGGGACCCACTCGGAGGGCTTGCTGATATGTTTGGACAAATGCCAG GTAGCGGAATTGGTACTGGTCCAGGGGTTATTCAGGATAGATTTTCACCCACCATGGGACGCCATCGTTCAAACCAACTTTTCAATGGCCATGGGGGTCACCTCATGCCTTCTGCTCAATCCCAGTTTGGAGAACTAGgcaaatcttttctgaaaagtcaG GGGCAAAGCCAGCTCTACCATAACCAGAATCAGGGACTCTTATCCCAGCAACAAGGACAGTCGAAGGATATGCCACCTCGGTTTTCTAAGAAAGGACAGCTTAATGCAGATGAG ATTAGCCTGAGACCTGCTCAGTCTTTCCTAATGAATAAAAACCAAGTGCCAAAGCTTCAGCCCCAGATAACTATGATTCCTCCCAGTGCTCAACCACCACGCACTCAGACACCACCTTTGGGACAG CCTCCTCAACTTGGTCTTAAAACAAACCCACCGCTTATACAAGAAAAGCCTGCAAAGACCACCAAGAAACCACCTCCTTCTAAAGAAGAGCTACTTAAACAAACT GAAGCTGTTGTGACTGAGTATCTGAACAATGGAAACGCTAATGATGCTGTCAATACTGTGAGAGAAATGAGAGCTCCAAAACACTTCATTCCTGAGATGTTGAGCAAAGTAATCATTCAATCCCTAGATAGATCAGATGaagacaaagagaaagcaagtaCTTTGATCAGCTTACTCAAGCAGGAGGGAATAGCCACAAGTGACAACTTCATGCAG GCATTCCTGAACGTATTGGACCAGTGCCCCAAACTGGAGGTGGACATCCCATTGGTGAAATCCTACTTAGCGCAGTTTGCAGCCCGTGCCATTATTTCAGAACTGGTGAGCATTTCCGAGCTGGCTCAACCACTGGAAAGTGGCACCCATTTCCCTCTCTTCCTGCTCTGCCTTCAACAGTTAGCTAAGTTACAAGATCGTGAATGGCTAACGGAATTGTTCCAACAAAGCAAAGTGAATATGCAGAAAATGTTACCAG AAATTGACCAGAACAAGGACCGCATGCTGGAGATCTTAGAAGGGAAGGGGCTTAGCTTCTTGTTCCCACTTCTGAAACTGGAGAAGGAActgttaaagcaaataaaatcgGATCCATCCCCTCAAGCCATCTATAAGTGGATTAAGGATAACATTTCACCCAAACTTCATGTAGATAAGGGATTTGTGAATATATTGATGACCAG tttcTTGCAGTATATTTCTAGTGAAGTAAACCCACCTAGTGACGAATCGGATTCTTCATCTGCTCCATCGAAAGAGCAGCTAGAGCAGGAAAAACAACTGCTTCTTTCCTTCAAGCCAGTAATGCAGAAGTTCCTCCATGACCATGTTGATCTGCAAGTGAGTGCTTTATATGCACTCCAGGTGCACTGCTACAACAATAACTTCCCAAAAG GCATGTTACTGCGCTTCTTTGTCCATTTCTATGACATGGAGATCATTGAAGAAGAAGCCTTCTTGGCATGGAAAGAAGATATTACTCAAGAGTTTCCAGGGAAAGGCAAAGCTTTATTCCAG GTAAACCAATGGCTAACCTGGCTGGAAACTGCTGAAGAAGAAGAATCTGAAGAAGAAGCTGACTAA